One Gemmatimonadota bacterium genomic window carries:
- a CDS encoding class I SAM-dependent methyltransferase: MSEYDRKDAGLYDSFSTGLEGDEAFYVEEAAGAEGPVLEIGCGTGRIMIPIAESGVSIVGLDRAPAMLEVARRKMDALPDETKRRMEIVEGDMRTFSLERRFPLAIMPYRAFLHMMSGEDQRRALTRIREHLTDRGRLVFNVFDPSIELIAAYMKPPRGTLNHLGSFTHPETGRRVLVSDTRRYDPLDQTLEEHRFFEEVDDEGRVIAKTTTPLYLRYVYRFEMQYLLELCGYEIEAIYGDFQRGPFKHGNEQVWVARRI; encoded by the coding sequence ATGTCGGAATACGACAGGAAAGACGCCGGATTATACGACAGCTTTTCGACGGGACTCGAAGGCGACGAGGCATTCTACGTCGAGGAAGCCGCCGGGGCGGAAGGCCCCGTGCTGGAGATCGGTTGCGGAACGGGCCGGATCATGATCCCGATCGCCGAGTCGGGCGTGTCCATCGTGGGCCTGGACCGGGCTCCCGCGATGCTGGAGGTGGCGCGCCGCAAGATGGACGCGCTGCCGGACGAAACGAAACGACGCATGGAAATCGTCGAAGGCGATATGAGGACGTTCAGCCTGGAGCGGCGCTTTCCGCTGGCCATCATGCCGTACCGCGCGTTCCTTCACATGATGAGCGGCGAGGACCAGCGCCGGGCCCTGACTCGGATCCGCGAGCATCTGACGGACCGGGGACGGCTGGTTTTCAACGTGTTCGACCCCAGCATCGAGTTGATCGCGGCCTACATGAAACCGCCCAGGGGCACCCTCAATCACCTGGGTTCGTTCACCCATCCCGAGACGGGACGCCGCGTCCTGGTATCGGATACGCGACGGTACGATCCCCTGGATCAGACGCTGGAGGAACACCGGTTCTTCGAAGAAGTGGACGACGAGGGCCGGGTGATTGCGAAGACCACCACCCCATTGTATCTACGCTACGTCTATCGATTCGAAATGCAGTATCTTCTCGAACTGTGCGGCTACGAAATCGAGGCGATTTACGGGGACTTCCAGCGTGGTCCATTCAAGCATGGCAACGAACAGGTCTGGGTCGCCCGAAGGATCTGA
- a CDS encoding phosphoglycerate dehydrogenase, translating into MPDRLRIVIPGDDPPQMQGSPHLERLEAYGEVVLHTDRPETAEEKIERASGAAVMINSRGLVTWPGDVLRALPDLRMIATCSIGVDCFDLEAARECGIVISNQPGRTAPVVAEHAFGLMFALAKRAAFFTGAMKAGQWPRLDAYYLKGKTLGVIGTGPIGSEMARLAGSVGMEVIAWTYNPSDERARKIGVTYVELDELLEKSDVVSLHVMLTEYSRYMINRDSLASMKPGALLINCGRGGLVDTDALVAALRSGHLGGAALDVFEEEPLPAGHPLLEMEQVVLTPHCADMTPEGVELLNEGAVNNVIAFLEGRPQNVVK; encoded by the coding sequence ATGCCAGACCGATTACGTATCGTCATACCCGGGGACGACCCACCCCAGATGCAGGGATCGCCCCACCTGGAACGACTGGAAGCCTATGGAGAGGTCGTCCTGCACACCGATCGGCCGGAAACGGCGGAAGAGAAGATCGAACGGGCCAGCGGCGCCGCGGTAATGATCAACTCCCGGGGGCTTGTGACGTGGCCCGGGGACGTCCTCCGCGCGCTGCCCGATCTCCGCATGATCGCGACCTGTTCGATCGGCGTCGACTGTTTCGATCTGGAAGCGGCGCGGGAATGCGGCATCGTCATCTCCAACCAGCCCGGTCGTACGGCGCCGGTCGTCGCGGAGCACGCCTTCGGCCTGATGTTCGCCCTCGCGAAAAGGGCGGCGTTCTTCACAGGCGCCATGAAAGCCGGCCAGTGGCCTCGGCTGGACGCGTACTATCTCAAGGGGAAGACCCTCGGCGTGATCGGAACTGGTCCCATCGGATCGGAGATGGCGAGACTGGCGGGAAGCGTGGGCATGGAGGTGATCGCCTGGACGTACAACCCGTCGGATGAAAGGGCCCGGAAGATCGGGGTGACCTACGTGGAGCTCGACGAATTGCTGGAGAAATCGGACGTGGTGTCGCTGCACGTCATGCTGACGGAGTACAGCCGGTACATGATCAATCGGGATTCGCTGGCAAGCATGAAACCGGGCGCGTTGCTGATCAACTGCGGCCGGGGGGGCCTGGTGGATACGGACGCGCTGGTGGCAGCGCTTCGATCGGGTCACCTGGGCGGCGCGGCTCTGGACGTCTTCGAGGAGGAGCCGTTACCCGCGGGCCATCCGCTGCTCGAGATGGAACAGGTCGTCCTTACCCCTCACTGCGCGGACATGACCCCGGAGGGCGTCGAACTGCTCAACGAGGGGGCGGTGAACAACGTCATCGCCTTTTTGGAGGGCCGGCCGCAAAACGTCGTGAAATGA
- a CDS encoding ferredoxin:thioredoxin reductase, with protein sequence MNEQQPSEKSMQRMQKYCDKYWEKTGTSPHPNAEVTDSVVKGLAAHVDELGRPLCPCNFYPDKKAELERSREWVCACDEMKIWKYCHCLLFVTPEGLPITEYLPEDHEGRQMYGLVEDPTPDKGREARHRAPE encoded by the coding sequence ATGAACGAGCAGCAACCGTCGGAGAAGAGCATGCAGCGCATGCAAAAGTACTGTGACAAGTACTGGGAAAAGACGGGTACCTCGCCTCATCCGAACGCGGAAGTGACCGATTCCGTGGTCAAGGGTCTCGCCGCCCACGTGGACGAACTGGGCCGGCCCCTGTGCCCGTGCAATTTCTATCCCGACAAGAAGGCCGAACTGGAACGAAGCCGCGAGTGGGTCTGCGCCTGCGATGAGATGAAGATCTGGAAGTACTGCCACTGCCTGCTGTTCGTGACCCCCGAGGGCCTTCCGATTACCGAATACCTTCCCGAAGACCACGAAGGCCGGCAGATGTACGGCCTGGTCGAGGATCCGACGCCGGACAAGGGCAGGGAGGCGCGGCACCGCGCACCGGAGTGA
- a CDS encoding cytochrome c3 family protein, producing MPQIFSPAANTWLKASIVGGALLLATTFGVIFYLGSTSYVTRQHQVRPQPVPFSHRHHVNQLGIDCRYCHASVETSAFAGLPATKTCMSCHSQVWTDAPMLEPVRTSYATGESLEWTRVHDLPDYVYFDHSIHINKGIGCESCHGAVNEMALMWQEESLQMMWCLECHRGPEDFIRERADVYKFESQPDYSAPMDQSALGAQLIRGYRVNKDQLEDCSICHR from the coding sequence ATGCCACAGATTTTCTCCCCCGCCGCGAACACGTGGCTCAAGGCGAGCATCGTCGGCGGGGCGCTTCTCCTGGCAACCACATTCGGCGTCATTTTCTACCTCGGTTCGACTTCCTATGTTACCCGGCAGCATCAGGTAAGACCCCAGCCCGTTCCTTTCAGCCACAGGCACCACGTCAATCAACTCGGCATCGACTGCCGGTACTGCCACGCATCGGTGGAAACGAGCGCCTTCGCGGGCCTGCCGGCGACCAAGACGTGCATGAGCTGCCACTCCCAGGTGTGGACCGACGCGCCTATGCTCGAACCGGTGCGGACCAGTTACGCGACCGGGGAGTCGCTCGAATGGACCCGGGTGCACGATCTGCCGGACTACGTGTATTTCGATCATAGTATTCATATCAACAAAGGCATCGGCTGCGAGTCCTGCCACGGCGCCGTCAACGAGATGGCCCTGATGTGGCAGGAGGAATCGTTGCAGATGATGTGGTGCCTCGAGTGCCACCGCGGCCCCGAGGACTTCATCCGGGAACGGGCGGACGTGTACAAGTTCGAATCGCAGCCAGACTACTCGGCGCCCATGGACCAGAGCGCCCTCGGCGCGCAACTGATCCGGGGCTACCGGGTCAACAAGGATCAGCTGGAAGACTGTTCCATCTGTCACCGGTAG